From a region of the Odoribacter splanchnicus DSM 20712 genome:
- a CDS encoding geranylgeranylglycerol-phosphate geranylgeranyltransferase yields the protein MYEILRLIRIRTIAFAALTMYAMRYLVIRPMLDINGLALQMTGWAFFLLVVAVCCLISGAYVINDYFDTKSDRISGIKKVVVGKSISRRVAISLHTVLNLFAVSIAFYLGFAVGVWKIGILFLLVSGILWFYSSTYKKYFLTGNLLVGILASLIPISAIVYEIPLLNMAYAELLIETGTNFLYMFDWVFGFAWFIFLNTLMYEINKDIYTVEGDRENGNHTIPVKLGIRAAEGIITALAGVAMISAVLAYFVEFSASLAILIYIIFALLLPYGIYIISILSGKRKRRFQLWLIRLIMVLCLGVSVFLRHFFLLIFAD from the coding sequence ATGTATGAGATACTTCGGTTAATACGGATTCGTACAATTGCTTTTGCAGCTCTGACGATGTATGCCATGCGTTATCTGGTCATTCGGCCGATGCTGGATATCAATGGATTGGCTTTACAAATGACCGGGTGGGCGTTTTTTCTGCTCGTTGTTGCCGTATGCTGTCTGATATCGGGGGCTTATGTGATCAACGATTATTTCGATACCAAAAGCGATCGGATTTCAGGAATTAAAAAGGTCGTTGTAGGAAAAAGCATTAGCCGGAGAGTGGCCATATCGTTACATACTGTACTTAACCTGTTTGCCGTTTCTATCGCCTTTTATCTGGGATTTGCCGTGGGAGTCTGGAAAATCGGAATCCTGTTCCTGTTGGTATCCGGAATCCTTTGGTTCTATTCTTCTACTTACAAGAAATATTTTTTGACGGGAAATTTGTTGGTGGGTATACTGGCTTCTTTGATTCCAATCAGTGCTATCGTTTACGAAATTCCGTTATTGAATATGGCTTATGCAGAACTCCTCATCGAAACCGGAACGAATTTTTTATACATGTTCGATTGGGTATTTGGATTCGCCTGGTTTATCTTTTTGAATACTTTGATGTATGAGATCAATAAGGATATATACACGGTAGAAGGAGACCGGGAAAACGGGAATCATACCATTCCTGTAAAGTTGGGAATCAGGGCGGCAGAAGGAATTATTACCGCTTTAGCAGGTGTAGCTATGATTTCGGCTGTGCTGGCCTATTTCGTCGAATTCTCAGCTTCTTTAGCCATACTGATTTACATCATCTTCGCTTTGTTGCTTCCTTATGGGATATATATCATCTCCATCTTGAGCGGTAAGCGGAAAAGACGCTTCCAATTGTGGCTGATTCGTCTGATTATGGTATTGTGTTTGGGTGTCAGTGTATTTTTAAGACATTTCTTTCTCCTTATTTTTGCAGATTGA
- a CDS encoding Maf family nucleotide pyrophosphatase: MEYKLILASASPRRHQLMCDAGFKFEVRLKHTEEIWPEGLAVEEVPEYLAGLKAKAFDGELKEGELLITADTVVCLDAKILGKPENREHAIEMLHRLSGRKHQVITGVCLTTLQEHRSFSAYTDVYFKTLSDQEITCYVDTYKPFDKAGAYGIQEWIGYIGIERIEGSFYNVMGLPVQQLYEALRRFPKKS; this comes from the coding sequence ATGGAATATAAATTAATATTGGCTTCGGCTTCTCCAAGACGGCATCAGTTGATGTGTGATGCCGGATTTAAGTTTGAAGTAAGACTAAAACATACGGAAGAAATCTGGCCTGAGGGATTGGCCGTAGAGGAGGTTCCGGAATATCTGGCTGGTTTGAAAGCCAAAGCGTTCGACGGGGAACTGAAAGAAGGTGAGTTATTGATTACAGCCGATACCGTGGTCTGCTTGGATGCGAAGATACTCGGCAAGCCTGAAAACCGGGAACATGCAATCGAAATGCTACATCGATTATCGGGAAGAAAACATCAGGTTATCACCGGAGTGTGTCTGACCACGCTTCAGGAACACCGTTCCTTTTCTGCCTATACGGACGTCTATTTCAAAACTTTGTCGGATCAGGAAATTACCTGTTATGTAGATACCTATAAACCTTTCGATAAGGCAGGTGCTTATGGAATACAGGAATGGATCGGTTACATCGGGATTGAAAGAATAGAAGGTTCTTTTTATAATGTCATGGGACTACCGGTTCAACAACTGTACGAAGCTTTGAGACGTTTTCCGAAGAAATCATAA
- a CDS encoding S46 family peptidase, translated as MKKKALFLVLALWMSWIGCYADEGMWIPMLLKKYNIEDMQKEGFKLTAEDIYDINKASLKDAVIGLGREGQPFFHFCTGEIISNEGLVVTNHHCSFDMIQNHSSLEHNYLRDGFWAKTKAEELANPGVTASILVRMEDVTEKVKAQLSPEMTEQEKNAKITSICKQLEAEAVKGTNLMANIKPYFNGNQYFMSVFKIYKDVRLVGAPPSAIGKFGGDTDNWMWPRHTGDFSVLRIYADANNEPAAYSADNKPYRPATFFKISNKGVQEGDFTMVFGYPGTTNEYLTSYAIEQLQNIENPHKIAIRTAKLNIINDAMESDELLRIKYASKAASVANAWKKWQGETKGLKRFNTIALKQQQEKEFLQWAADKKEYNSLLNQYKELYQKRKDLILAASYLNEAGKRGAEIVGWAADIYKKLNVSAEKLEEAKEQLKAEAEEFYKDYDAATDQKILVEMLRLYNQNLTPDWIPEEVQLANRKKGIEAYVQTLFSKSILADQENTMKLIAQATPDTYKKLEKDPAYRLSLSMNTFYAQNIFPELAKIEKEITRLNQIWLAGLMEMQPDKTFYADANSTLRVAYGKVQGYSPCDAVYYKHYTTLNGIMEKDNPEIYDYNVPQRLREIYQNQDFGNYTQNGEIPVCFIATNHTTGGNSGSPVLNAEGHLIGLNFDRAWDGVMSDMQYDAEICRNISVDIRYVLFIIDKLAGASHLIDEMVIVTD; from the coding sequence ATGAAGAAAAAAGCTCTGTTTTTAGTTCTGGCTTTATGGATGAGCTGGATAGGTTGTTATGCCGACGAAGGCATGTGGATTCCCATGTTGTTGAAGAAATACAATATCGAAGACATGCAAAAAGAGGGGTTCAAACTGACCGCAGAAGATATTTACGATATTAATAAAGCCTCTTTAAAAGATGCCGTTATCGGTCTGGGTCGGGAAGGGCAGCCTTTTTTTCATTTTTGTACCGGTGAAATCATCAGCAACGAAGGACTGGTAGTAACCAATCACCATTGTTCCTTCGACATGATTCAGAACCACAGTAGTTTGGAACACAACTATCTGAGAGATGGTTTTTGGGCTAAGACCAAAGCAGAGGAATTGGCTAATCCGGGAGTGACAGCTTCTATTTTAGTCCGCATGGAGGATGTGACTGAAAAAGTGAAGGCACAATTATCTCCGGAAATGACCGAACAAGAAAAGAATGCAAAGATTACCTCCATTTGTAAACAATTGGAAGCAGAAGCAGTCAAAGGGACTAACCTAATGGCGAATATTAAGCCATATTTTAATGGGAATCAATATTTTATGTCGGTATTTAAAATTTACAAAGACGTTCGTTTAGTAGGCGCACCACCATCGGCTATCGGTAAATTCGGAGGAGATACCGACAACTGGATGTGGCCGAGACATACCGGAGATTTTTCGGTATTGCGTATCTATGCCGATGCGAATAATGAACCTGCGGCTTATTCGGCCGACAACAAACCCTACCGTCCGGCGACTTTCTTCAAAATTTCCAATAAAGGGGTACAGGAAGGAGATTTTACGATGGTTTTCGGATATCCCGGGACTACTAATGAATACCTGACTTCTTATGCGATAGAACAGCTTCAGAACATAGAAAATCCGCATAAGATAGCTATCCGTACGGCAAAATTGAATATCATCAACGACGCCATGGAATCGGATGAATTGCTGCGGATCAAATATGCTTCCAAAGCTGCCAGTGTTGCGAATGCCTGGAAAAAGTGGCAGGGAGAAACCAAAGGGCTGAAAAGATTCAATACGATTGCCTTGAAACAACAGCAGGAAAAAGAATTTCTACAATGGGCTGCAGATAAAAAAGAATACAATAGCTTACTGAATCAGTACAAGGAACTCTATCAGAAGAGAAAAGACCTGATACTGGCCGCTTCTTATCTTAATGAAGCCGGTAAACGAGGTGCCGAGATCGTTGGCTGGGCAGCCGATATTTATAAAAAACTGAACGTTTCTGCCGAAAAGCTAGAGGAAGCCAAAGAGCAACTGAAAGCAGAAGCTGAGGAGTTTTATAAGGATTATGATGCAGCTACCGATCAGAAAATCCTGGTGGAGATGTTGCGGCTTTATAATCAGAACCTGACTCCGGACTGGATTCCGGAAGAAGTGCAACTGGCTAACCGGAAAAAAGGCATCGAAGCTTATGTACAGACGCTTTTCTCTAAATCTATACTTGCAGATCAGGAAAATACGATGAAACTCATCGCGCAAGCTACTCCGGATACCTATAAAAAGTTAGAGAAAGATCCGGCTTACCGTCTATCGCTTTCGATGAATACTTTTTATGCGCAAAATATATTTCCCGAATTAGCTAAAATAGAAAAAGAAATTACCCGCTTAAATCAAATTTGGCTTGCCGGTTTGATGGAAATGCAGCCGGATAAAACCTTTTATGCAGACGCCAACTCTACACTGAGGGTCGCTTACGGAAAAGTACAGGGCTATTCGCCATGTGATGCGGTTTATTACAAACATTATACGACTTTAAATGGGATTATGGAAAAAGATAATCCTGAAATCTATGATTATAATGTTCCGCAACGGTTGAGAGAGATTTATCAGAATCAAGATTTCGGAAATTATACCCAAAACGGAGAAATTCCGGTTTGTTTTATAGCCACCAATCATACTACCGGTGGAAATTCCGGTAGTCCGGTTTTAAATGCCGAAGGCCACTTGATCGGTCTGAACTTCGACCGGGCTTGGGATGGCGTGATGTCGGATATGCAATATGACGCTGAAATATGCCGGAACATTTCGGTGGATATCCGCTATGTCCTTTTTATCATCGATAAATTAGCCGGAGCCAGTCATCTGATCGACGAGATGGTCATTGTTACCGATTAA
- a CDS encoding superoxide dismutase has product MNTESCHCGLLSCKEVNTRDKDNKFTLQPLPYAENSLEPYISEKTVKFHYGKHLAAYIDNTNKLKAGTQFDDQPIHEIIKKASGGLFNNAAQVFNHYFYFEALHHSGVQAPRGKLSNLLEKNFGSFEDFKEKFTQAGTALFGSGWVWLVQEDDKLEIWPAPNAENPLKNGKYPLLTMDVWEHAYYLDTQNARAKYIENFWQIVNWEVVEKRVK; this is encoded by the coding sequence ATGAATACAGAATCTTGTCATTGCGGTTTGCTTTCATGCAAAGAAGTTAACACCAGAGATAAAGACAATAAGTTTACCCTTCAACCTCTGCCCTACGCAGAAAATAGTCTGGAACCTTACATCAGCGAAAAGACGGTCAAATTCCATTATGGTAAACATTTGGCTGCTTATATCGACAATACCAACAAATTGAAGGCCGGAACTCAATTCGACGATCAGCCGATCCATGAAATCATCAAGAAAGCGTCCGGCGGTTTATTCAATAATGCAGCTCAGGTTTTTAATCATTATTTTTATTTCGAAGCCCTGCACCATTCCGGAGTACAGGCTCCCCGAGGCAAATTAAGCAATCTGCTGGAAAAAAATTTCGGCAGTTTCGAGGATTTCAAGGAAAAATTCACCCAAGCCGGAACGGCTCTCTTCGGATCAGGCTGGGTATGGTTGGTACAGGAAGATGATAAATTAGAGATTTGGCCGGCTCCGAATGCCGAAAATCCATTGAAAAACGGTAAATATCCCTTGTTAACCATGGATGTCTGGGAGCATGCTTACTACCTCGACACACAAAATGCAAGAGCAAAATACATTGAAAATTTCTGGCAAATAGTCAACTGGGAAGTTGTAGAGAAAAGAGTAAAATAA
- a CDS encoding TonB-dependent receptor has protein sequence MRFIFCIIGVLLYSGLSAQQMSVLSTDSTYNIVRELQEVVVTAEKRELNPGDIPTALTVITPRSIPGENNPDLRNISGIVPNFYMQEGGLKLSTPLYIRGIGTVSGTPPVGLYVDGVPVFDKNAFVFDLYDIRQIEVLRGPQTTLYGRNSINGLININTNPPSDVFAAQVKIGYSSYRSQNYNLVLNLPWKRLYNKLSFSYNKSEGYFKNHYEQDRKSNPSDSYNIRYQGNVFTKNNWKIGFGINFNHSFDGGYAYAAIDSLKVHRYTVNYNIPSSYKRDLLSSYLNLKKKWQRLAFNTVTSYSRTQDRQMLDADFTYLDVFDNGKKSRQNLLTQEFNIQSNENRHVDWTAGAFGFYKDLTNRYLATFGEDKAYLLPMALDNAKYHNNTVTWGIAGYGQVTLKEIWPGMSLTAGLRYDYEKSELNYRDSLLFSGQQQYTSYHDSKEDKGFKTWLPKFSLLQRWNDNLSLYLSVSKGYKAGGYNIIVNEMSSQVVDLRYDEEKLWNYEIGMKYFSSDYKFNLNAALFYIDWKDQQIFVMGMMGPGIKNAGDAHSLGGEMDLRWEFLPNLTYILSAGYSHAEYYHNLDKSHEGNRIVMAPEFTGNTGFIYQKAVKTSCFRSFAASTTVTGFGTQYFDEANLLKQKPYFLWNLDLSISGKYADFRIWGKNILDKAFFTYMLNNPVGQKLPIYNDMGQSGAPARFGASVTFKI, from the coding sequence ATGCGTTTTATTTTTTGCATTATTGGTGTATTACTATATAGTGGACTTTCTGCGCAACAAATGTCCGTTTTATCGACGGATTCCACCTACAATATAGTAAGAGAATTACAAGAAGTAGTCGTTACCGCCGAAAAGAGAGAACTGAATCCAGGTGATATTCCGACCGCTTTAACGGTCATTACCCCCCGTTCTATTCCCGGAGAGAACAATCCGGATTTACGGAATATTTCCGGAATAGTTCCTAATTTTTATATGCAGGAAGGAGGGTTAAAATTATCAACTCCCCTCTATATCCGCGGTATCGGTACTGTTTCGGGTACCCCACCTGTCGGACTTTATGTAGACGGTGTACCCGTATTCGATAAGAACGCCTTTGTCTTCGATTTATACGACATCCGGCAAATCGAAGTGCTGCGCGGACCTCAAACGACCTTGTACGGGCGTAATAGTATCAACGGTTTGATCAATATAAACACCAATCCCCCGTCGGATGTATTCGCTGCACAGGTAAAAATAGGATATTCCAGTTACCGGTCACAAAATTATAATTTAGTCCTGAACCTTCCCTGGAAACGTTTATATAATAAATTGTCTTTCTCGTACAATAAGTCTGAAGGCTATTTCAAAAATCACTATGAACAAGACCGGAAATCCAATCCTTCGGACTCCTATAATATTCGTTATCAGGGGAATGTATTTACGAAAAATAACTGGAAAATTGGCTTCGGTATAAACTTCAACCATTCCTTCGACGGAGGTTATGCCTATGCTGCGATCGATTCGTTGAAAGTACATCGCTATACGGTAAATTACAATATACCTTCTTCTTATAAGCGCGACCTGCTTTCTTCCTATCTGAATTTGAAAAAGAAATGGCAAAGACTTGCTTTTAATACGGTCACTTCTTATTCCCGGACGCAGGACAGACAGATGCTCGATGCAGATTTTACTTATCTGGATGTATTCGATAACGGTAAAAAATCCAGGCAGAACTTACTGACTCAGGAGTTCAATATCCAGTCGAATGAAAACCGGCATGTCGATTGGACTGCCGGGGCTTTCGGTTTTTATAAAGATCTGACGAATCGTTATCTGGCGACCTTTGGGGAAGACAAGGCTTATTTATTGCCCATGGCTTTGGATAACGCTAAGTACCATAATAATACGGTAACCTGGGGAATAGCCGGATACGGTCAGGTAACCCTAAAGGAAATATGGCCGGGTATGTCCCTGACGGCAGGTTTGCGGTATGATTACGAAAAATCGGAATTGAACTACCGGGATAGTTTGTTGTTCAGTGGACAACAACAATATACAAGTTACCACGATTCGAAGGAAGATAAAGGTTTTAAAACCTGGTTACCCAAGTTTTCACTTTTACAGAGATGGAACGATAACCTGTCTTTATATTTGAGTGTTTCTAAAGGCTATAAAGCCGGGGGCTACAACATTATCGTCAATGAGATGAGCTCACAGGTGGTCGATCTCCGCTATGATGAAGAGAAACTTTGGAATTATGAGATCGGTATGAAATATTTCAGTTCCGATTATAAATTCAATCTGAATGCTGCTCTGTTCTACATCGATTGGAAAGACCAGCAGATCTTCGTCATGGGAATGATGGGACCTGGCATAAAGAATGCCGGTGATGCTCATAGTCTGGGAGGTGAAATGGATTTGCGCTGGGAATTTTTGCCTAATCTCACTTATATACTATCGGCCGGATATAGCCATGCTGAATATTACCACAATCTGGATAAATCCCATGAAGGCAATCGGATCGTCATGGCTCCTGAGTTTACAGGCAATACGGGTTTCATTTACCAGAAAGCGGTTAAAACTTCCTGTTTTCGTTCATTTGCCGCTTCAACGACTGTGACTGGATTCGGGACACAATATTTCGATGAAGCCAATCTGCTGAAACAAAAACCTTATTTTTTGTGGAATCTGGATCTTTCTATTTCGGGTAAATACGCCGATTTTAGGATATGGGGGAAGAACATACTGGATAAAGCTTTCTTTACTTATATGCTGAACAATCCTGTCGGTCAAAAATTACCGATCTATAACGATATGGGACAATCCGGAGCCCCTGCCCGCTTCGGTGCTTCTGTTACTTTTAAAATTTAA
- a CDS encoding Fur family transcriptional regulator, with protein sequence MNTNINARDYLEKCGIKPSLQRIAIVEYLMENRIHPTADDIYHALCIQVPTLSKTTVYNTMRLFAEQGAVLPLVIDDKNVRFDIDTSCHAHFQCCACNRVFDIPVEKIGLLNTKQIGDLYVTETHLYYKGYCKACRNKTAG encoded by the coding sequence ATGAATACAAATATCAATGCACGGGATTATTTGGAAAAGTGTGGGATTAAACCTTCTTTGCAACGGATAGCTATTGTAGAATATCTGATGGAAAACCGTATTCATCCTACTGCCGACGATATATATCATGCATTGTGTATCCAAGTACCTACTTTGTCTAAAACGACGGTATACAATACGATGCGTCTGTTTGCCGAGCAAGGAGCGGTACTTCCACTGGTTATCGACGATAAAAATGTTCGGTTCGACATCGATACTTCCTGTCATGCTCATTTCCAGTGTTGTGCGTGTAATCGGGTGTTCGATATTCCGGTTGAAAAAATAGGATTATTAAATACCAAACAGATCGGGGATTTGTATGTCACGGAAACCCATCTTTATTATAAAGGATATTGTAAAGCTTGTAGAAATAAAACGGCAGGGTAG
- a CDS encoding ferritin family protein: protein MKKFICTVCGYVYEGEEAPEFCPQCKVPRSKFKELVETEGALTFADEHVIGVAKGVDAEVLEGLKAHFTGECTEVGMYLAMSRQADREGYPEVAEAFKRYAWEEAEHAAKFCELLGECVWDTETNLKKRMEAEAGACEDKKRIATLAKKLNLDAIHDTVHEMCKDEARHGKGFEGLYNRYFKK, encoded by the coding sequence ATGAAAAAGTTTATCTGTACGGTATGTGGTTATGTTTATGAAGGTGAAGAAGCTCCTGAATTCTGTCCTCAGTGTAAAGTTCCAAGAAGTAAATTCAAAGAATTGGTTGAAACCGAAGGTGCTTTAACTTTTGCAGACGAACATGTGATCGGTGTAGCTAAAGGAGTAGATGCTGAAGTTTTAGAAGGACTGAAAGCTCATTTCACTGGAGAATGTACCGAAGTAGGGATGTATTTGGCTATGAGTCGTCAGGCAGACCGGGAAGGTTATCCGGAAGTGGCGGAAGCTTTCAAGCGTTATGCCTGGGAAGAAGCAGAACATGCAGCTAAATTTTGTGAGTTGCTCGGCGAATGTGTCTGGGATACCGAGACCAACCTGAAAAAAAGAATGGAAGCTGAAGCCGGTGCTTGTGAAGACAAGAAGAGAATCGCTACGCTGGCTAAAAAACTCAACCTGGATGCTATCCACGATACCGTTCATGAAATGTGTAAAGACGAAGCCCGTCATGGAAAAGGGTTTGAAGGTCTGTACAACAGATATTTCAAAAAATAA
- the gpmA gene encoding 2,3-diphosphoglycerate-dependent phosphoglycerate mutase gives MKRIVLLRHGESLWNQENKFTGWTDVDLSPKGIQEAIKAGDLLKEKGFVFDKAYTSYLKRAIKTQNYVLDRLDQDWIPVEKNWRLNEKHYGALQGLNKSTTAARYGDEQVLIWRRSYDIPAPALSPEDPRNPRFDPRYKDVPPALLPETESLKDTVERILPYWKEEIFPSLTHIDQILVTAHGNSLRGIIKYLKNISDEDIVGLNLPTAVPYVFDFDNDLRLINDYFLGDPEEIKKLMEAVAKQGQKK, from the coding sequence ATGAAAAGGATCGTTTTATTACGCCACGGAGAAAGTCTGTGGAATCAGGAAAATAAATTTACCGGCTGGACGGATGTCGATTTATCTCCCAAAGGGATTCAAGAAGCCATCAAAGCCGGAGATTTACTGAAAGAAAAGGGATTTGTATTCGACAAAGCCTATACTTCTTATCTGAAAAGAGCCATTAAAACACAGAATTATGTACTCGACCGTTTAGACCAGGATTGGATTCCGGTAGAGAAAAACTGGCGGCTGAACGAAAAACATTACGGGGCTCTGCAAGGACTCAATAAAAGTACGACTGCTGCCCGATACGGTGACGAACAAGTATTGATCTGGCGGCGAAGTTATGATATTCCGGCCCCGGCTTTATCACCGGAAGATCCACGGAATCCCCGATTCGATCCCAGATATAAAGATGTACCGCCAGCCTTATTGCCTGAAACAGAATCTTTGAAAGATACTGTCGAACGTATCTTACCTTATTGGAAAGAAGAAATATTTCCTTCATTGACACATATCGATCAAATTTTGGTTACTGCGCACGGAAACAGCTTGAGAGGAATCATTAAATACCTGAAAAATATTTCCGATGAAGATATCGTCGGTTTGAACCTTCCTACAGCCGTACCTTATGTTTTTGATTTCGACAATGACCTTCGCCTGATCAACGACTATTTTCTGGGAGATCCCGAAGAAATTAAGAAATTGATGGAAGCAGTAGCCAAACAAGGACAAAAAAAGTGA
- a CDS encoding class I fructose-bisphosphate aldolase: MEKSIRIAQILGDKQEYYLGHSCKTIDKSLLYTPGPDVIEKVWMNSDRNLPTLNNMRRLLMQGRLANTGYVSILPVDQGVEHTAGASFAPNPLYFDPENIVKLAIEGGCNAVVSTFGVLGSVARKYAHKIPFVVKINHNELLSYPNSYDQILFGQVKEAWDMGAIGIGATIYFGSPESRRQLVEIAKIFGQAHELGMFTILWCYLRNPAFKKFGKDYHVAADLTGQANHLGVSIEADIIKQKLPENNGGFSALNYSKSDQRMYTELTSEHPIDLCRYQVANCYMGRIGLINSGGESHGESDLKEAVITAVVNKRAGGMGLISGRKAFQKPMAEGVQLLHAIQDVYLDSHIKLA; the protein is encoded by the coding sequence ATGGAAAAATCTATCAGAATCGCCCAGATTCTTGGCGATAAGCAAGAATATTATTTAGGACATTCTTGTAAAACGATCGACAAATCACTTCTCTACACTCCAGGGCCTGATGTTATTGAAAAGGTTTGGATGAATAGCGACCGGAATCTCCCGACCCTGAATAATATGCGGAGATTGTTGATGCAGGGAAGATTGGCCAATACCGGATATGTATCCATTTTGCCGGTAGATCAGGGGGTCGAACACACGGCAGGGGCTTCTTTCGCTCCTAATCCGCTGTATTTCGATCCGGAAAACATCGTTAAACTAGCTATTGAAGGAGGATGTAATGCCGTTGTTTCTACTTTCGGAGTTTTGGGGAGTGTCGCCCGGAAGTATGCCCATAAAATACCGTTTGTAGTAAAAATCAATCACAACGAACTTCTTAGTTATCCCAATTCATACGACCAGATTTTATTCGGTCAGGTCAAAGAAGCCTGGGATATGGGAGCCATCGGAATCGGTGCGACTATTTATTTCGGTTCACCGGAAAGTCGCAGACAACTGGTCGAAATTGCGAAAATATTCGGTCAGGCGCATGAATTAGGTATGTTTACCATTTTATGGTGTTATCTGCGGAATCCGGCATTCAAAAAATTCGGTAAGGATTATCATGTTGCAGCCGATCTGACCGGGCAGGCAAATCATCTGGGCGTGAGTATAGAAGCAGATATCATAAAACAGAAACTTCCCGAGAACAACGGTGGTTTTTCTGCCTTGAATTATTCTAAATCCGATCAACGGATGTACACTGAATTAACCTCCGAACATCCGATCGATCTATGCCGCTATCAAGTGGCTAATTGTTATATGGGACGTATCGGCCTGATCAATTCGGGCGGGGAATCCCACGGGGAAAGTGACTTAAAAGAAGCTGTCATCACCGCTGTAGTCAATAAAAGAGCCGGCGGTATGGGCTTGATTTCAGGCCGAAAAGCCTTCCAAAAACCAATGGCTGAAGGAGTTCAATTATTACATGCCATACAGGATGTCTATCTGGATTCCCATATTAAACTGGCTTAA
- a CDS encoding SAM-dependent methyltransferase: MGKLFLIPNTLGDSNIHGVLPSEVIARIKNIKIFASENPKNTRRFLKQIDKSIVLEELTFLELNEHSDRKAVEACLPYLEKEDVGIISEAGCPGIADPGAELVALAHRKAIQVVPLVGPSSILLALIASGCNGQHFSFNGYLPVKSPERNKALKNFERQSQAENRTQIFIETPYRNLKLFEEMLQVLHPQTLLSIACDITTENEYIRTMSIQDWKKQKPDINKRPAIFLIYASAGIKTR, translated from the coding sequence ATGGGAAAATTATTTCTGATTCCCAATACGTTGGGAGATTCAAATATCCATGGGGTGTTACCTTCCGAAGTGATCGCCCGCATTAAAAATATAAAAATATTCGCCAGCGAAAACCCCAAAAATACCCGTCGTTTCTTGAAACAGATCGATAAATCGATTGTTTTGGAGGAATTGACTTTTTTGGAATTAAACGAACATTCGGATCGCAAAGCAGTCGAAGCTTGTTTGCCTTACCTGGAGAAAGAGGATGTCGGTATTATTTCAGAGGCCGGTTGTCCGGGAATCGCAGATCCCGGAGCAGAATTGGTCGCTTTAGCCCATCGGAAAGCGATTCAAGTTGTGCCGCTGGTCGGTCCATCGTCGATTTTGTTGGCTTTAATCGCTTCGGGCTGTAACGGCCAGCATTTTTCATTTAACGGTTATCTGCCCGTAAAGAGCCCCGAAAGAAATAAAGCCTTAAAAAATTTTGAACGCCAGTCACAAGCTGAAAACCGAACCCAGATTTTTATCGAAACCCCTTACCGGAATCTGAAGCTTTTTGAAGAAATGCTTCAAGTATTACATCCTCAAACTTTACTTTCGATAGCTTGTGATATTACTACTGAAAATGAATATATCAGAACAATGTCTATTCAGGATTGGAAGAAACAGAAACCGGATATCAATAAACGGCCGGCGATCTTTCTGATCTATGCTTCTGCCGGAATTAAAACCCGCTGA